Proteins encoded by one window of Aspergillus chevalieri M1 DNA, chromosome 6, nearly complete sequence:
- a CDS encoding uncharacterized protein (COG:G;~EggNog:ENOG410PF97;~InterPro:IPR005829,IPR005828,IPR003663,IPR036259, IPR020846;~PFAM:PF00083,PF07690;~TransMembrane:10 (o48-75i123-146o152-174i186-205o225-246i306-332o344-362i369-392o398-423i435-454o);~go_component: GO:0016020 - membrane [Evidence IEA];~go_component: GO:0016021 - integral component of membrane [Evidence IEA];~go_function: GO:0022857 - transmembrane transporter activity [Evidence IEA];~go_process: GO:0055085 - transmembrane transport [Evidence IEA]): MEKRGEVFHLESTQDHSVSQALKNSAHDAIASESQMGVLQAIRLYPMAVVWSVGLSTAVVMEGYAVMLLSSFYALPQFNRKYGQRQPDGSYVIPAPWKSGLSNGALCGEIIGLFLTGIFQDRFGYRTTIFAALCLVTSFIFILFFARNVEMLLAGEVLCGIPWGTFQTITTSYASEICPIALRAYLTTYINLCYVIGQFLVSGVLKGVLGRQDQWAYRIPFAVQWVWPIPLMVMCALAPKSPWWCVRHGRFGQARRDLVRLMSHGNHLVDETLAMMQHTDGLEKEASAGTSYWECFKKANLRRTEIVCLAWLIQVICGSQLMGYSTMFYIAAGMEESASFNMSLIQYALGAAGTVLSWFLMARVGRRTLYLYGSSMLFCLLMVIGFVSLAPPGSNKNWAIGALLSVFTFAYDSTVGPVCYSLVAELSSTRLRAKSVVLARNIYNVGGIVVNILINSQLTSTAWN; encoded by the coding sequence ATGGAGAAGCGTGGGGAAGTCTTTCACCTGGAATCTACCCAGGACCATTCCGTTTCCCAGGCCCTAAAGAATAGCGCACACGATGCCATCGCGAGCGAGAGTCAAATGGGCGTTTTGCAGGCCATCCGACTTTATCCTATGGCCGTGGTTTGGTCTGTGGGACTGTCTACCGCAGTGGTCATGGAAGGCTATGCGGTCATGTTGCTCTCCAGCTTCTACGCTCTCCCTCAGTTCAACCGCAAATACGGCCAACGCCAGCCAGATGGATCCTATGTGATTCCTGCACCATGGAAGTCCGGTCTCTCCAACGGGGCTCTCTGTGGCGAGATAATCGGATTGTTTTTAACGGGTATTTTCCAGGACCGATTCGGATATCGTACCACCATCTTTGCTGCTCTCTGCCTCGTGACTTCTTTTATCTTCATTTTGTTCTTCGCGCGTAATGTCGAGATGCTTCTCGCTGGGGAGGTTCTTTGCGGCATCCCCTGGGGGACGTTCCAAACTATCACTACCTCTTACGCGTCCGAAATCTGCCCTATCGCACTTCGAGCATATTTAACCACGTATATCAACCTTTGCTATGTCATTGGGCAGTTCTTGGTTTCCGGTGTATTGAAAGGAGTGCTAGGTCGGCAGGACCAGTGGGCCTACCGAATTCCTTTCGCCGTGCAATGGGTTTGGCCAATCCCGCTGATGGTCATGTGCGCCCTGGCGCCAAAATCTCCTTGGTGGTGTGTACGTCATGGTCGGTTCGGGCAAGCAAGACGTGATCTTGTGCGCCTCATGAGCCATGGGAACCATTTAGTCGACGAGACCCTGGCTATGATGCAACACACTGATGGGCTCGAGAAGGAAGCTTCGGCAGGGACATCTTACTGGGAGTGTTTCAAAAAGGCAAACCTACGACGTACGGAGATTGTGTGTTTGGCGTGGCTTATTCAGGTGATCTGCGGATCGCAGTTAATGGGTTACTCGACCATGTTTTATATCGCGGCCGGAATGGAAGAGAGTGCCTCGTTCAACATGTCGCTTATCCAGTATGCGCTTGGAGCCGCCGGAACAGTACTGTCGTGGTTCCTTATGGCACGCGTGGGACGCCGAACACTCTACCTCTACGGTTCGTCGATGCTTTTCTGTCTCCTCATGGTTATCGGGTTTGTGTCTCTGGCTCCACCGGGAAGCAACAAGAATTGGGCCATCGGAGCATTGCTATCAGTTTTCACATTTGCATATGATTCTACTGTTGGCCCGGTATGCTACTCTCTTGTCGCTGAGCTCTCATCGACGCGACTGCGTGCCAAGTCGGTGGTGCTGGCTCGAAACATATACAACGTCGGGGGCATCGTTGTTAATATTCTGATAAATTCTCAACTCACATCTACGGCTTGGAACTGA
- the AOX1_4 gene encoding alternative oxidase (COG:C;~EggNog:ENOG410PHGU;~InterPro:IPR002680,IPR038659;~PFAM:PF01786;~TransMembrane:2 (i140-161o202-225i);~go_function: GO:0009916 - alternative oxidase activity [Evidence IEA];~go_process: GO:0055114 - oxidation-reduction process [Evidence IEA]), protein MMPLLVVARSQPSFPRPLKASVTSTIISASPRSITQHSLHRDYPRRFISSTSQNQSKEYFPPPQTPGVKEVTTVWSHPVFTEAQMRTVQIAHRDAKNWSDWVALGTVRFFRWGMDFVTGYRHPKPDEVQPVRFKMTERKWLARFIFLESIAGVPGMVAGMLRHLRSLRRMKRDNGWIETLLEEAFNERMHLLTFLKLAEPGWFMRLMVLGAQGVFFNAFFLSYIISPRTCHRFVGYLEEEAVITYTRAIDEIEAGKLPKWTNLDAPQIAVQYWNMPENQCKMRDLLLYIRADEAKHREVNHTLSNLNQALDPNPYRIKYDDPTKQHPRQGLENLKGAGWERKDIF, encoded by the exons ATGATGCCCTTACTAGTTGTCGCACGATCGCAGCCATCCTTCCCGCGGCCACTGAAGGCTTCTGTGACTTCTACCATCATATCTGCCTCACCTAGAAGCATCACACAACACTCTCTGCATCGAGATTACCCTAGGCGGTTCATTTCATCCACCTCGCAAAACCAGAGCAAAGAATATTTCCCACCTCCACAAACCCCGGGAGTTAAAGAAGTGACTACGGTATGGTCACATCCAGT ATTTACCGAAGCGCAGATGCGCACTGTGCAAATTGCGCATCGGGATGCCAAAAATTGGTCTGACTGGGTCGCTCTGGGCACTGTCCGATTCTTTCGATGGGGCATGGATTTTGTGACAGGATACCGACATCCAAAACCAGACGAAGTTCAACCGGTCCGGTTCAAGATGACGGAGAGGAAATGGTTAGCTCGGTTCATTTTTCTCGAAAGTATCGCGGGCGTGCCTGGAATGGTTGCAGGCATGTTGCGACATTTACGCAGCCTTCGACGCATGAAACGAGATAATGGATG GATCGAGACCTTGCTAGAAGAGGCATTCAACGAGCGGATGCACCTGCTCACGTTCCTCAAACTAGCTGAGCCGGGCTGGTTCATGCGCCTGATGGTTCTTGGTGCCCAAGGtgtcttcttcaatgctttTTTCCTCTCATATATTATATCGCCACGTACTTGTCACCGGTTTGTGGGTTAcctcgaagaagaagcagtcATTACCTACACTCGCGCCATCGACGAAATTGAAGCAGGCAAACTTCCAAAATGGACGAATTTGGACGCTCCCCAGATTGCCGTACAGTATTGGAATATGCCGGAAAATCAGTGCAAAATGCGAGATTTGCTGTTGTATATCCGCGCGGATGAAGCCAAGCACCGTGAGGTGAATCATACACTTTCCAACTTGAATCAAGCGCTCGACCCCAATCCATATCGGATCAAATACGACGACCCAACCAAACAGCACCCACGCCAGGgacttgagaacttgaagggggcAGGGTGGGAGAGAAAGGACATTTTCTGA
- a CDS encoding COG2 family protein (COG:S;~EggNog:ENOG410PNU6;~InterPro:IPR024602,IPR009316;~PFAM:PF06148;~go_component: GO:0016020 - membrane [Evidence IEA];~go_process: GO:0007030 - Golgi organization [Evidence IEA];~go_process: GO:0015031 - protein transport [Evidence IEA]): MVDKPPFPDSDGSSDFDEDTSTLPFPEPLSRASFLTPGFDPAQYLSSLRNRHQSLEDLRQELRDLDQLLSRELLDLVNENYQDFLSLGNALHGGEEKAEEVRVGLLAFQRDVNAIRHKVETRRAEVEGLLGEKKQLRKDANVGQALLDVAERIEELEQRLMIGEKNNQGQREQSDEESDGFLEESDESESDDEQAPQATAAAVSLKRLEHHIQKYVAVTRLSAHIGDEHPFLLNQQPRVNKIRSAVLHDLKTALEQAKNAGKKRDAKMLSVLGLYELMGENPSAITALKNLKL; this comes from the exons ATGGTGGATAAACCTCCG TTCCCCGACTCCGACGGGTCCTCCGACTTCGACGAAGACACCTCCACCCTCCCATTCCCAGAGCCTCTCTCGCGCGCCTCCTTCCTAACCCCCGGATTCGACCCAGCGCAAtacctctcctccctccgAAATCGCCACCAAAGTCTCGAGGACCTGCGCCAGGAACTACGCGACCTAGACCAATTGCTCAGCAGGGAATTGCTCGACCTCGTCAACGAGAACTACCAAGATTTCTTATCGCTCGGGAACGCGCTACACGGTGGAGAGGAAAAGGCCGAGGAAGTTCGCGTCGGGCTGTTGGCGTTTCAGCGGGATGTGAATGCGATCAGGCATAAGGTTGAGACAAGACGGGCTGAGGTGGAGGGGTTATTgggggagaagaagcagcTGAGGAAAGATGCGAACGTTGGGCAGGCGTTGTTGGATGTTGCGGAGAGGAttgaggagttggagcagcggTTGATGATTGGGGAGAAGAATAATCAGGGTCAGCGCGAACAGTCGGATGAGGAATCGGATGGTTTCCTGGAGGAGAGTGACGAGAGTGAGAGTGATGATGAACAGGCTCCCCAGGCCACCGCGGCTGCAGTATCGCTGAAGCGACTCGAGCATCATATCCAGAAATACGTCGCCGTCACACGGTTATCTGCGCACATTGGAGATGAGCACCCATTCCTTCTCAACCAACAGCCGCGAGTAAACAAGATCCGGTCCGCTGTGCTCCACGACCTAAAGACAGCTCTTGAGCAGGCTAAGAACGCCGGCAAGAAGCGTGATGCGAAGATGTTATCGGTTCTGGGTCTCTACGAGTTGATGGGTGAAAATCCCAGTGCAATAACTGCGCTGAAGAATCTCAAGTTATAG
- a CDS encoding glycoside hydrolase family 31 protein (CAZy:GH31;~COG:G,M,O;~EggNog:ENOG410PJIC;~InterPro:IPR017853,IPR000322;~PFAM:PF01055;~go_function: GO:0004553 - hydrolase activity, hydrolyzing O-glycosyl compounds [Evidence IEA];~go_process: GO:0005975 - carbohydrate metabolic process [Evidence IEA]), whose amino-acid sequence MFHSIFSSMACSMSPVAHPQAIVSGPNYRFTVLTNRLVRYEWAPDGLFEDRASTFAINRYFPVPRFRLLDGDDVQIITEHFHLSYNKKRFTPGGLVVHLNSDHTEWGAPWQYGISENLNLGGTARTLDLCDGRCNMGQGIMSKAGYANLEDSSSMLFDGEFVASRKPGDRVDGYLFCYGHDYKAAIKAFYAVSGKQPILPRFALGNWWSRYYAYRQDEYIALMDKFYDHEIPLSVAVVDMDWHLVSQECVPHSGWTGYSWNKELFPDPEQFRRDLHARNLKITLNDHPHNGIHSHEDAYEEIAEVFGHCTHHKDPILFDPANPYIQVYLQILHRKLERIACDFWWIDWQQGPHSKVCGLDPLWVLNHFQYLDHSRNRNTTPLIFSRYAGPGSHRYPVGFSGDSVVTWNSLAFQPEFTATASNIGYGWWSHDIGGHIFGGRDDELVARWVQLGVFSPIFRLHSELSRWTSKEPWLYRSECMKVMSEFMRLRHRLVPFIYTQNVVGSWEDEPLVQPMYWAYPDSDKAYSFPNQYLFGSKLLVAPIVQPRDKRTNLASVKAWLPSGSRYVDLLTGVIYDGNREINLYRGLQEYPVLASEGTIIPMDASSVPRNGCLNPEALELLVVVGRDAESIVLENVGDDGKDEQELGQMRKATVKFQQAEGKVTVESIQRPVTFRFLSVTSVPASFRVYADGIDRTHDSRARVEKHAHASSLVVECSFMSKTSHSITIELGSSPELSVIDPTHRLHDQIMDYQTDFKVKDLLWQVAAHREMSVNAAISTLTPQGYDEAITGPTAELLLADRRLYS is encoded by the coding sequence ATGTTCCATTCTATATTCAGCAGCATGGCGTGTTCGatgagccctgtggcacaCCCTCAAGCCATTGTTTCCGGTCCCAACTATCGTTTTACCGTCCTCACCAATCGTCTCGTCCGATACGAATGGGCCCCCGATGGCCTGTTCGAAGACAGGGCTTCCACCTTTGCCATCAACCGCTATTTCCCTGTTCCTCGATTCCGTCTCctcgatggcgatgatgtcCAGATTATAACTGAGCACTTCCATCTGAGCTACAATAAGAAGCGGTTCACGCCGGGGGGGTTAGTCGTCCACTTGAACTCCGACCACACAGAATGGGGCGCCCCGTGGCAGTACGGGATCTCTGAAAACCTCAACCTGGGAGGCACAGCCCGAACCCTCGATCTCTGCGATGGACGATGCAATATGGGGCAAGGGATCATGTCCAAAGCAGGGTATGCAAACCTTGAGGACTCGTCTTCCATGCTCTTCGATGGAGAATTTGTGGCAAGCAGAAAGCCCGGGGACCGCGTGGATGGATACCTTTTCTGCTACGGCCACGACTACAAAGCAGCTATCAAGGCATTCTACGCAGTATCCGGCAAGCAGCCCATACTTCCCCGTTTTGCACTGGGAAACTGGTGGAGTCGATACTATGCATATCGCCAGGATGAGTATATTGCTCTCATGGACAAGTTTTATGACCATGAGATTCCCCTGTCGGTTGCAGTCGTCGACATGGACTGGCACCTGGTGTCACAGGAATGTGTGCCTCATTCAGGTTGGACGGGCTATAGCTGGAACAAAGAGCTCTTTCCAGATCCCGAGCAGTTTCGGCGTGACCTGCACGCAAGAAACTTAAAGATTACACTGAATGACCACCCCCACAACGGAATACACTCGCACGAGGACGCCTACGAGGAGATCGCTGAGGTTTTCGGTCACTGCACTCATCATAAAGACCCAATCCTCTTCGATCCCGCCAACCCGTATATACAGGTCTATTTACAGATCCTGCATCGCAAACTAGAGCGGATCGCGTGTGACTTCTGGTGGATCGACTGGCAACAAGGCCCACACTCCAAAGTTTGCGGTCTAGATCCCCTCTGGGTTCTGAACCATTTCCAGTACCTCGATCACAGCCGGAATCGAAACACCACGCCGCTGATTTTCTCACGATACGCCGGCCCCGGAAGCCATCGATACCCCGTGGGCTTTTCGGGGGACTCAGTGGTGACCTGGAACTCATTAGCTTTCCAGCCAGAATTCACGGCTACAGCCTCGAATATCGGGTACGGGTGGTGGAGCCACGATATTGGAGGCCATATCTTTGGTGGCCGTGACGACGAGCTGGTCGCCCGTTGGGTACAACTGGGAGTCTTTTCCCCCATCTTTCGTCTTCACTCAGAGCTGTCTCGATGGACGTCCAAGGAGCCATGGCTGTATCGTTCGGAATGTATGAAGGTCATGTCAGAATTCATGAGACTGCGGCATCGACTGGTGCCGTTCATATATACACAGAATGTTGTTGGTTCTTGGGAAGACGAGCCGCTGGTGCAACCTATGTACTGGGCTTATCCAGACAGTGACAAGGCTTATTCATTTCCCAATCAATACTTGTTCGGTTCGAAGCTCTTGGTCGCCCCCATTGTCCAACCTCGGGACAAAAGGACAAACCTGGCGTCTGTCAAGGCATGGCTACCCTCCGGCTCTCGCTATGTGGACCTGCTTACCGGCGTTATCTACGATGGAAATCGTGAGATTAATCTTTATCGGGGGCTGCAGGAATATCCTGTTCTGGCTAGTGAGGGTACCATTATCCCCATGGACGCGAGCTCAGTCCCCCGGAACGGCTGCTTGAACCCAGAGGCTCTTGAACTCCTTGTTGTGGTTGGACGCGACGCTGAATCTATTGTTTTAGAAAACGTTGGAGATGATGGCAAAGACGAGCAGGAATTGGGCCAAATGAGGAAGGCCACAGTCAAATTCCAGCAAGCGGAAGGGAAAGTCACGGTTGAATCAATACAGCGACCGGTCACATTCCGCTTTCTTTCGGTGACTTCAGTTCCAGCGAGTTTCAGGGTGTATGCAGACGGAATCGATCGAACGCATGATTCCAGGGCCCGTGTGGAAAAACATGCACATGCCTCTAGCCTGGTTGTCGAATGCTCATTCATGTCCAAGACCAGCCATTCCATAACAATCGAACTTGGTTCGAGTCCTGAACTCAGCGTGATCGATCCTACCCACAGGCTCCATGATCAAATTATGGATTATCAAACCGACTTCAAAGTTAAGGATTTACTATGGCAAGTGGCTGCTCACCGGGAAATGTCTGTCAATGCTGCAATCTCGACATTGACGCCCCAAGGTTATGACGAAGCTATTACGGGGCCTACAGCAGAGCTACTCTTAGCGGACCGCCGGTTGTATTCTTGA